A single Fusobacterium sp. JB019 DNA region contains:
- the pflA gene encoding pyruvate formate-lyase-activating protein, with the protein MLGNVHSYESFGTVDGPGIRYVVFLQGCPLRCKFCHNPDTWDIKGKNKLVSPREVFKELVKYKSFFGKEGGLTVSGGEPLLQSDFVLELFKICKENNIHTTLDTSGYIFNDKIKEILKYTDLILLDIKSIDEKIYKELTGVELKKTLDFLNYLKEIKKDVWIRHVIVPGITDDDELLRRLAKYLENFENIKKIELLPYHTLGVFKYEELKMSYPLLGTKPLSEERLLAAKKIFNQVK; encoded by the coding sequence ATATTAGGAAATGTTCATTCCTATGAAAGTTTTGGAACTGTAGATGGCCCAGGAATAAGGTATGTTGTTTTTTTACAAGGTTGTCCTTTGAGATGCAAGTTTTGTCATAATCCAGATACTTGGGATATTAAAGGAAAAAATAAATTAGTTAGCCCTAGAGAAGTATTTAAAGAGTTAGTTAAGTATAAAAGTTTTTTTGGAAAAGAAGGGGGATTAACCGTAAGTGGAGGTGAACCTTTATTACAAAGTGATTTTGTTTTGGAACTTTTTAAAATTTGTAAGGAAAATAATATTCATACAACTTTAGATACATCAGGATATATTTTTAATGATAAAATAAAGGAGATTTTAAAGTATACAGATTTAATTCTTTTAGATATAAAATCTATTGATGAAAAAATTTACAAAGAATTAACAGGAGTAGAATTAAAAAAGACTTTAGACTTTTTAAATTATTTAAAAGAAATAAAAAAAGATGTATGGATAAGACATGTAATTGTTCCAGGGATAACAGATGATGATGAATTACTTAGAAGGCTTGCTAAATATTTAGAAAATTTTGAGAATATAAAAAAAATAGAGTTATTGCCATATCATACTTTAGGAGTTTTTAAATATGAAGAACTAAAAATGAGTTATCCTTTACTAGGAACAAAGCCATTATCAGAAGAGAGATTATTAGCTGCAAAAAAAATATTTAATCAGGTGAAATAA